A stretch of the Vanacampus margaritifer isolate UIUO_Vmar chromosome 6, RoL_Vmar_1.0, whole genome shotgun sequence genome encodes the following:
- the dld gene encoding dihydrolipoyl dehydrogenase, mitochondrial codes for MHTWTQLYRTLATRSHQLPCKLHGVAVLSVRTYADKAAIDADVTVVGSGPGGYVAAIKAAQLGFKTVCVEKNATLGGTCLNVGCIPSKALLNNSYLYHLAHGKDFESRGIEISGISLNLEKMMAQKSGAVKALTGGIAHLFKQNKVTHVNGLGKVTGKNQVTATTADGAEQVINTKNILIATGSEVTPFPGIQIDEETVVSSTGALSLKKVPEELIVIGAGVIGVELGSVWQRLGAKVTAVEFLGHVGGMGIDMEISKNFQRILQKQGLKFKLGTKVLGATRRPDGKMDVAVEAAAGGKNETLTCDVLLVCIGRRPFTQDLGLEAAGIQLDNRGRIPVNGRFQTNVPSIYAIGDVVAGPMLAHKAEDEGIICVEGMAGGAVHIDYNCVPFVIYTHPEVAWVGKTEEQVKEEGVPYKVGKFPFAANSRAKTNADTDGLVKILGHKETDRMLGAHILGTGAGEMINEAALAMEYGASCEDIARVCHAHPTVSEAFREANLAASFGKAINF; via the exons ATGCACACTTGGACGCAGTTATATCGAACTCTCGCCACG CGAAGTCATCAGCTCCCATGCAAGCTGCACGGAGTAGCGGTGTTGTCGGTCCGAACGTACGCTGATAAAGCAGCCA TCGATGCGGACGTCACAGTTGTCGGTTCCGGTCCAGGTGGTTACGTCGCCGCCATCAAAGCTGCACAGCTCGGCTTCAAG ACAGTTTGTGTGGAGAAAAATGCCACACTGGGTGGAACTTGCCTGAATGTTGGCTGCATCCCTTCCAAA GCGCTCCTGAACAACTCGTACTTGTATCACTTGGCTCATGGCAAAGACTTTGAGAGCAGGGGCATCGAAA TTTCCGGCATCTCCCTCAACCTCGAGAAGATGATGGCGCAGAAAAGCGGGGCAGTCAAAGCGCTCACCGGGGGCATCGCGCATCTCTTCAAACAGAACAAA GTGACACATGTCAACGGCTTGGGCAAGGTGACGGGAAAGAACCAAGTCACGGCCACGACAGCTGACGGCGCCGAGCAAGTTATCAACACCAAGAACATCCTCATCGCCACTGGCTCCGAAGTCACGCCCTTCCCGGGAATTCAG ATCGACGAGGAGACGGTGGTGTCGTCGACGGGCGCGCTGTCCCTGAAGAAAGTTCCGGAGGAGCTGATCGTAATCGGCGCCGGCGTCATCGGAGTGGAGCTG GGCTCCGTGTGGCAGCGGTTGGGCGCCAAGGTGACGGCGGTGGAGTTCCTCGGCCACGTGGGCGGCATGGGCATCGACATGGAGATCTCCAAGAACTTCCAGCGCATCCTGCAGAAGCAGGGCCTCAAGTTCAAACTGGGCACCAAAGTGCTGGGCGCCACTCGGAGGCCTGACGGGAAAATGGACGTGGC CGTGGAGGCAGCGGCTGGCGGCAAGAATGAAACGTTGACGTGCGACGTGCTGCTGGTGTGCATCGGCCGGCGACCGTTCACTCAAGACTTGGGCCTGGAGGCCGCGGGCATCCAGCTGGACAACCGCGGGCGCATCCCCGTCAACGGACGCTTCCAGACCAACGTGCCCAG CATCTACGCCATCGGGGACGTGGTGGCGGGGCCCATGTTGGCGCACAAGGCGGAGGACGAGGGCATCATCTGCGTGGAGGGCATGGCGGGCGGCGCCGTGCACATCGACTACAACTGCGTGCCCTTCGTCATCTACACGCACCCGGAGGTGGCCTGGGTGGGCAAGACCGAGGAGCAGGTCAAGGAAGAG GGCGTTCCCTACAAAGTGGGCAAGTTCCCGTTTGCCGCCAACAGCCGCGCCAAAACCAACGCCGACACGGACGGCCTGGTCAAGATCCTCGGCCACAAGGAGACGGACAGGATGCTGGGCGCGCACATCCTCGGAACC GGGGCGGGAGAGATGATCAATGAGGCGGCCCTCGCAATGGAGTACGGCGCGTCGTGCGAGGATATCGCCAGAGTCTGCCACGCCCACCCG ACGGTGTCGGAGGCGTTCCGAGAAGCCAACCTGGCCGCTTCCTTCGGGAAGGCCATCAACTTCtga
- the syt8 gene encoding synaptotagmin VIII — protein sequence MKLLPSSSSPSSIISDIFNTNTTASGVVHGIIEKIPLPQWAVYVLSVLGAIVLLLVVCCVCACCCRIRRKKRRQKSADALVKLQPHGGQTSSELVQPGAGDVKSGVSKQPRGKLLYSLEFNAALSELIVGVKQASSLKAMDLGGTSDPYVKVYILPDKTKTCETKVLKNTLNATFNETFSFQLSKATLAKSTAVLQVFDFDRFSKHDIIGELRLKLGQVDWNHVMEEWRDLQEPADVEEENLGEICFSLRYVPTSNKLTVVVMEAKNLKSTDLDGTSDPYVKVQLALDKRKWKKKKTSIKKNTLNPYYNEAFTFKVSMEQIRRVYVVISVWDHDPVTPNDPTGKIFLGCDASGNQLRHWADMLANPRRPVAQWHALLPAQQVNAALALKKKIPLANNLPF from the exons ATGAAGTTGTTGCCTTCATCATCCTCACCCTCTTCAATCATCTCTGACATCTTCAACACGAACACCACAGCCAGTGGCGTTGTACACGGGATCATTGAGAAAATTCCAT TACCTCAGTGGGCCGTCTACGTACTGTCGGTGTTGGGTGCGATCGTGCTCCTGCTTGTGGTGTGTTGCGTGTGCGCGTGCTGCTGCAGAATCCGAAGGAAAAAACGGCGGCAGAAGTCAGCGGATGCCTTGGTGAAACTTCAGCCGCACGGCGGGCAAACCAGCAGCGAGCTG GTTCAACCCGGCGCGGGTGACGTCAAATCCGGTGTCAGCAAACAGCCGCGAGGGAAACTGCTGTACTCGTTGGAGTTCAACGCCGCTCTCTCCGAG CTAATAGTGGGTGTGAAGCAAGCTAGCAGCCTGAAGGCCATGGACCTGGGAGGAACTTCTGACCCCTACGTCAAGGTCTACATTCTACCTGATAAAACCAAGACCTGCGAGACCAAAGTCCTGAAGAACACGCTCAATGCCACCTTCAACGAGACCTTCAGCTTCCAG CTCTCCAAGGCGACTTTGGCGAAGTCGACGGCTGTCCTTCAGGTTTTCGACTTTGACCGCTTCTCCAAACACGACATCATCGGAGAGCTGCGTCTAAAACTAGGACAAGTGGACTGGAATCACGTCATGGAGGAGTGGAGGGACCTCCAAGAGCCGGCCGACGTGGAG GAGGAGAACCTCGGTGAGATCTGCTTCTCTCTGCGTTACGTTCCGACATCCAACAAGCTGACGGTCGTCGTCATGGAGGCCAAAAACCTCAAGAGCACCGACCTGGACGGAACCTCAG atcCGTACGTGAAGGTGCAGCTTGCGCTGGACAAGCGCaagtggaagaagaagaagacgtccATCAAGAAGAACACGCTCAACCCGTACTACAACGAGGCCTTCACCTTCAAAGTCAGCATGGAGCAAATCCGG CGAGTCTATGTGGTGATCTCGGTGTGGGACCACGACCCCGTGACCCCCAACGACCCGACGGGCAAGATCTTCCTGGGCTGCGACGCGTCGGGAAACCAGCTGAGGCACTGGGCCGACATGCTGGCCAACCCGCGCCGGCCCGTGGCGCAGTGGCACGCGCTGCTGCCGGCGCAGCAGGTCAACGCCGCCCTTGCCCTCAAGAAGAAGATACCGCTCGCCAACAACTTGCCCTTCTGA